Proteins encoded in a region of the Augochlora pura isolate Apur16 chromosome 4, APUR_v2.2.1, whole genome shotgun sequence genome:
- the Rpn5 gene encoding regulatory particle non-ATPase 5 — protein sequence MEVDYSSICEVKIPEYKKLARNGMLYNALGQLLALEKQTRTAEDMVCTSQILVAIVQICMEAKNWNALNEYIVLLSKRRSQLKQAVTKMVQECCTYVDKMPNEEAMITLIETLRSVTEGKIYVEVERARLTHRLAKIKEKDGDISGAAAVMLELQVETYGSMSRLEKASLILEQMRLCLAKKDFMRTQIIAKKINVKFFKDDDDEETQSLKLKYYDLMMELARHESWHLELCRHNRAVLETPAVRNDPERRHTALSRAVLYLVLAPHEPEQADLTHRLLADKLLDEIVTYKELLRLFVNPELIKWSGLCRIYEDDLRRTEVFTHSTAEGRKRWDDLRNRVVEHNIRILAKYYTRITLRRMALLLDLPLAKTEACLCNLVETGVINARTDRVAGVVRFTGTQEPAALLDAWAASLSKLMSLVNHTTHLIHQEEMLAGAEF from the exons ATGGAAGTGGATTACAGCAGTATTTGTGAAGTTAAAATTCCCGAATACAAAAAATTGGCTCGCAACGGGATGTTGTACAATGCTTTGGGTCAATTGCTTGCTTTAGAAAAACAGACACGAACG GCAGAGGACATGGTATGTACTTCCCAAATTCTAGTAGCCATCGTTCAAATTTGTATGGAAGCAAAAAACTGGAATGCTCTGAACGAATACATCGTTTTGTTGTCCAAAAGGCGTTCTCAGTTAAAACAAGCAGTTACAAAAATGGTTCAGGAATGTTGTACTTATGTAGATAAAATGCCCAATGAGGAAGCTATGATTACATTAATAGAAACCTTACGTTCGGTAACTGAGGGAAAG ATCTATGTGGAAGTTGAAAGAGCGAGGCTAACTCATCGCTTGGCAAAAATCAAAGAGAAGGACGGCGATATTTCTGGTGCTGCAGCGGTTATGCTAGAATTACAG GTTGAAACATATGGCAGCATGTCGCGTTTGGAAAAGGCCTCCCTAATATTGGAGCAAATGAGACTGTGTTTAGCAAAAAAGGACTTCATGCGTACTCAAATAATAGCTAAGAAGATAAATGTGAAATTTTTCAAGGACGATGACGACGAAGAGACGCAATCTcttaaactaaaatattatga TCTTATGATGGAACTTGCCCGTCACGAGAGCTGGCACTTGGAATTGTGCAGACACAATCGTGCTGTGTTGGAAACACCAGCTGTTCGAAATGACCCTGAGAGAAGGCATACAGCTCTATCGCGAGCAGTTTTATATCTCGTTCTTGCTCCGCACGAACCAGAACAGGCAGACTTGACCCACAGATTGCTCGCGGATAAACTTCTCGATGAAATAGTAACATACAA AGAGCTGTTACGTCTGTTTGTAAATCCAGAATTGATCAAATGGTCCGGTCTTTGTAGAATCTATGAGGATGACTTGAGACGGACCGAAGTATTCACTCATTCTACGGCCGAGGGTCGCAAACGATGGGACGATCTTCGAAACAGAGTTGTCGAACAC AACATTCGGATCCTGGCAAAGTACTACACAAGAATCACGTTACGGCGTATGGCACTGTTATTGGACCTACCGCTTGCCAAAACTGAAGCGTGTCTTTGTAATTTGGTGGAAACCGGCGTGATAAATGCCCGTACGGATCGAGTGGCTGGTGTAGTCCGATTCACCGGAACCCAGGAACCAGCTGCACTATTAGATGCTTGGGCAGCTTCGTTGTCAAAATTAATGAGCCTTGTTAATCATACCACTCATTTAATTCATCAAGAAGAAATGTTGGCTGGTGCTGAATTTTAA
- the Foxk gene encoding forkhead box K translates to MSTYSRTQESDAWALLALKSAPASPTKMQWNPEAKGAPIARLEGREFEYMVRQRRITIGRNSSKGEVDVNMGHSSFISRRHLEIFYDHPFFFMICNGKNGVFVDGVFQRKGAPAFQLPKSCTFRFPSTNIRLVFQSLVDEQEQSSVRVPSPPKQRAPLPPLRINIPDTGYSSPFPSPTGTISAANSCPASPRAGQGRRNISADLQMVAVYAAAVANDPQNSSLERHDGGQSSSRQISPEPSIETRYRTGGSNGPNGTAAHCSPPKDDSKPPYSYAQLIVQAIASATDKQLTLSGIYSYITKNYPYYRTADKGWQNSIRHNLSLNRYFIKVPRSQEEPGKGSFWRIDPQSEAKLIEQAFRRRRQRGVPCFRAPFGLSSRSAPASPSHVGISGLMTPECLSREASPGPESYPDSSVPSPAGQLNSQSAPGSPGHPYTSSNQTSHKGRLMQQITLVTNGVTGDASREDKYVVSGNVTEEHSLSPAGQYSPAPVIVQTTYNYSGSFIGPDAGVGVAKRSHEESDSSPGSPAPLAIVESPEPLEHQQPQSKRQRVHEMDDH, encoded by the exons ATGTCTACGTACTCTCGTACTCAGGAGAGCGACGCGTGGGCCCTTCTGGCACTGAAGtcggcaccggccagtccgaCGAAGATGCAGTGGAACCCTGAGGCAAAAGGTGCACCGATTGCACGGCTCGAGGGTCGCGAATTCGAGTATATGGTTAGACAACGACGTATCACTATCGGGCGTAACAGCAGCAAGGGTGAGGTCGACGTCAACATGGGACACTCCAGCTTTATCTCGCGACGACACCTCGAAATTTTCTACGATCACCCTTTTTTCTTTATGATCTGCAACGGTAAAAACGGTGTTTTCGTCGATGGAGTTTTCCAGCGAAAGGGCGCGCCAGCCTTTCAATTACCAAAGTC GTGCACGTTTAGATTTCCGAGTACAAATATAAGGCTGGTATTTCAGTCATTGGTGGATGAGCAGGAGCAAAGCAGCGTGCGTGTACCTTCTCCTCCAAAACAAAGGGCGCCATTGCCACCTCTACGTATTAATATACCAGATACAGGGTATAGCAGTCCATTTCCCTCTCCAACTGGTACTATCAGTGCTGCTAATTCTTGTCCTGCTAGTCCACGTGCTGGTCAGGGGAGGCGGAACATTTCGGCTGATCTACAAATGGTGGCAGTGTACGCGGCTGCTGTTGCCAATGACCCACAGAATTCTAGTTTAGAAAGGCACGATGGGGGACAGAGCTCGAGCAGGCAGATAAGTCCAGAACCGAGTATCGAGACTCGTTATAGAACAGGAGGTAGCAATGGACCAAATGGTACAGCTGCTCATTGTAGTCCTCCAAAAGATGATTCCAAGCCACCGTATTCGTACGCGCAATTAATCGTTCAAGCAATAGCATCCGCAACGGACAAGCAACTGACTTTATCCGGCATTTACTCGTATATCACCAAGAATTATCCATACTACAGAACCGCTGATAAAGGTTGGCAAAACTCTATAAGGCATAATCTTTCGTTGAATCGTTATTTCATCAAAGTACCAAGAAGCCAAGAGGAACCAGGAAAGGGATCTTTCTGGAGAATAGATCCTCAGTCGGAAGCTAAACTCATAGAGCAAGCTTTCAGACGAAGAAGACAACGCGGCGTTCCCTGTTTTCGGGCTCCTTTCGGTCTTTCATCCAG GAGCGCACCCGCTTCGCCGTCTCATGTAGGAATCAGTGGGCTCATGACACCAGAATGTCTAAGCAGAGAAGCCTCTCCAGGGCCGGAATCCTACCCAGATAGTTCCGTACCTTCACCGGCTGGTCAATTGAACAGTCAGTCGGCGCCAGGATCGCCAGGACATCCATACACGTCTTCGAATCAGACATCGCATAAAGGTCGACTGATGCAACAAATTACCCTTGTCACAAACGGTGTTACCGGTGACGCGTCAAGAGAAG acaAGTACGTTGTATCCGGAAATGTTACAGAAGAGCATTCTCTTTCTCCAGCTGGACAGTACAGTCCAGCTCCTGTTATTGTACAAACCACATATAATTACAG CGGAAGCTTTATTGGTCCCGACGCAGGCGTCGGAGTCGCGAAACGCTCGCACGAGGAATCGGATAGTTCTCCAGGCTCACCGGCACCACTCGCTATCGTGGAAAGTCCAGAACCACTTGAACACCAACAACCTCAGTCGAAACGTCAACGCGTTCACGAAATGGACGACCACTGA